The following DNA comes from Rosa rugosa chromosome 5, drRosRugo1.1, whole genome shotgun sequence.
AAATTAgcaaaccaacaaagatactagACAATTTAGTGGGTGTATTGCATATTAAGCGAGAGCTATTACCTACACTGACAAACTCAAATCTAGTTACAACTGCTGTTGTTAAACCCACATTGTCTAGACAAAGGAGCAAGTCATCACTCTTTTTTCATAAAAGGTCACCTCTCGTCTATCTTACTAAAAAGCCAAGTCTTTGCAAAATGCAATTTCTTAAATGAAAAAACCACGCATAAATGGTCCAAACTACATAAATCTTTGTGTGCATTAGGTTGAAAATTCACACCtttctgcatttttttttttttttttggatgaacaAGATTTTGTCATCCAACAAGTACTATTCAAATTTAATCCTCCAGCACAAAAGCAGTTCATCTTTCATAACTAGAGCATGATCAAACAAATTGTTGCAAAACCAATTGGTGCACGTAAAATTACAGATACTAAAATTACATAAGATTTGATGCATTTGGTAGAAAACATAAAACTCAATTAcatcattttctttgtctttatCGTCATCGTTACATAATCTAGATGACCGTACTAATCTAGAGAACAATAAACTTGATTGCTTGATGGAAAGCTTAGAAAATGCAGGATCGGAGGAGAATTATCACCAGAATCACTCAAATCTAACTAGCTCCATACTTATACAAAACTTTTCTCAAGTATTTATGTCTCTCCCTTTATTCTTTTCAGTCTTTTGTAGACTATATGTCCTCGATCTGTAGCTTCTTCGTCAGTGCATCAAACTCAAGCTTTTGGACAAGGTGACAACTTTTTGTCCTACATCGGAAATTTCCATGCCAACTAATGTTAATGTACGGTCAATTCGAGATACCATGTTTAAACTACTCCTCTAACCGCCAAATAAAATaactaagaaagaaagaattcaaAACTCTGGTAGTTCTGGTGTGTCCCCATAGCCAGCTTTGATGAAAAGGTCGTACCAAAAGTCCATGCCATCATCAATGTTTGAAGGGAGTAGAAGTTGGGGTTGTGCTTGATCATTTGTGCCCTCCAAAAACTCTAATGGGTTGTCGCCGCAATTGTCAGCTGAAAGTGCCTCTGACCAGAAACTGTCATCGATTTCGAGGACGGTTGCATCGAACTCGATCTTTTCATCTTTGATCATGTTCTGACCGGTTGCGGCCGAGGTTTCAGTGACTGATGAAAAATCATCACTAGAACTTGGTTGTGGTGACATTGATGCATGACTTGTTGGACTCTCAAAATTCACATCTTCTGGCTCCGCATATTGGCTTGTGAGATTCGAAGTGCTACATGTTGGTGATGTGGTGTTATTATGTTTGAGTAGTCTCTTCTTCAAGTGGGTATGCCATAcattttttatttcattatcAGTTCTTCCTGGTAATCTTGCAGCAATTGCTGACCatctgaaaataaaagaaatatatgTGATTAAATTATGTGCATGAGTTTGGCACTTTGTTATGCAAGTACAAAAGTATATgcttatatatgtatataccaTATATATTTGAATATGACTAGAGCAGCTTGTGACTAGTATGACACAAAAACTAGGACAGATATTAGTTATTTACTGCATGACTTCATCTGTATTCCATAATTTTTATCGCTGTTGCTTCAAATTTACAGAATCTTTTAGTTCTTCAATTGCTATTCTTTATTACATAGAACCAGTCGCCTTTGTTTGTATGCTCGAAAATGGATCTAATTCATCTTCTTTGCAATAAAATTTGGGGTCAAGCTAGCTACTGATCCTTTACTTCAAAGCAATGTTTGTCTCTAGCCTTAACTTTGATTCATAATTTATATACTTGTTCATGTTGAAATTTCATTTTCGCAAAAGGGTATAGCATGTTTTTCAGAAGTTCAGAAAAGTTTCATGCAAAACTAAATGTTAAGCATTGTATGCATACCTGTTACCAAGCATTTCATGCAGATTGATGAtggcatcttcttcttctctagtGAAGTTTCCTCTCTTGATATCCGGCCGCAGATAGTTTATCCACCGGAGTCTGCAGCTCTTCCCACATCTCAACAAGCCTAAAAGAAAGAACAATAAGCGAAAAAGTACGAGTCGAAAGCTTAAACAACTCATCGATAACTTTGTTTGGAGCTGGCTAGCTAGAGAAACCCAGATAGCGAGGAAATTGTAATTACCAGCATGCTTGGGCAGAGCTCGCCAATTTCCATGACCGTAATTTTGGATGTAGGAGATGAGAATCTGGTCTTCTTCAGTAGTCCATGGCCCCTTCTTCAACCCCATTTTCTCGCAGCAAGGAGCTCTCACCATGTTTTCTGGTTTGAGTGAAAGAAGGAATGAAGAACTATTTTACTCTATTCCAAACGATGAGATAGTGCTTCGTTTGAGTTTCAGCTCAATATTTTTTGAGGGCTTGGCTGGCTATTTATCCtgcctctcttctttttttttttggtcgaagaTCCTTGCACTATTCAAAAGTTGTTTGAATGCAGACCAAAGACAAATGAGAAAGAATCTCGCTCTAGTCAAAAGCAAAAGCAATTTCCAGGAAGGAGCTCTCAAGCTTTAGGATCCCTATTAATTACTTGAAATATCTAAACTAATTAAGCAACTCATATTTTATATATCGAGTTGCAGCCTTGAAGGTTTGTCATATAGTGACTAGTAAAAGGTACGCCAACTAAGGACGTGCAACAGACACAAAATCTGGTCCATGATCTCATATGAGAATGAATAATGTTAAGAAATTACAAGGTGGCTATGTAAGCCTGTGACGTTGGACAGTTGAAGCAGCCAAAATGTATAGTAGAGACTGTAGAGCCTTTGACAATAACCTTTAATTTTGCTTCATTAATTTGATCTGTAGTACACAAGTACTCCTGAAATGTTACTGAAAATGGTTAATACATATTAGTATATGATGGAATACTTGCTCTGCATAATCCATATACAGTTTTAGCTGTCAAATGCGTCAAAGAAAAGCTTATTTGCCAGACACTACTCAGACCTTATGCAGCTGTGTTATTAGCTAGGTACCAGTGTGTTCCCTCCGATTAGGCCGGCTAAGAGTTATGTACCTGTTTGTGCAGTTTTTGTCTACCTTGGTTTTGCCCTTTTGGAGTCGTTACTTCCATTATCCGGTAGATGTTTTCAATGTTCACCAATTAGCTACTAACATATGaattatatattttcatttaatGTTGGATGATCTCTCAAGTTAAAATCGTATCTCGCTCGAGATTAAATTAGAAACAGAGTTAaagtcatcaaaaaaaaaaaaaacactgcaAGAAAATCGATCAAGAGACTCCTAGAACATACCGATTATATTTAGCATGACAATTTATATGAGTAAACTAAATATCTAAAGAAATCTCCTTTTGTGTCCTCGATAGCATGCCTCTTTATGGCAAGTTAAAGAATTTAGGATTTTCTTAAATCAAAAGGACAATGCTATGTGACCAAAAGAAAGAGTCTACTATGTATTTCCATGGAGGCATGGACTATCTCCATTCTCAATGCAATGATGAACTGGTGTGAACTGCGTGTATCAATTTTGAACTTCTGtttctcaataaaaaaaatataaaaaaataacttCTGATATGAGTATGAGGGAGACTCTTTATAATAGGGATTTTAATGTTTAGTTCTATATTTGACAAATTGGTTCATTTCAAACATTTAGAACCACAAGTTGCATTTATTTAAATGGGTCAATTCTCACTAATCATAAGTTCATAACCAAGTCAACAAATTCACAATACAAATCAATTTGCTTGTTGGGTTTTATCTGTTATTCCAATTTGCAATCATTAATTTACTCATCAACACATATAATAGTATAATGCTAACTATGCGCTTATAAATCTAATTTTACAATAACAAaattgaaccaaaaaaaaaaaagtggatcATACACCATTGTCCTTTCTGTCATCGATGTGAACGAAAGTAGTGTAGGCTTATTTTAACAACGCTCTGCCATGACATTCGATCATTATTGAGTAATttattagagcaactccaacagctttttTATAATTTCTATATTATAGGAaaacaaaagtcaaagctttagcttttttttcttctccaactccaacagattccctattttaccgCAATCTCTAAAATATCCACAATtcttagagattgctgtaaatttagggaatttggttttctctttcctcactatccctaaaataaggatagttatagggaatctgttggagcaaaagaggctcaatTTTTTCTAaactagagaaaaattaaaatatggaGAAACTGTTGGAATTGCTTTTAGCGGCTGTTAAATACATGCATGAGCATCGCATTTATCAAATAATAGAAAAGTTGACCAAATAGAAGGATTGTAAAACCTATGATGTGATCCAGTTTGCAAAACCTTCGGTAAACAAATTCAATTGGGTCGTCTTTTAACATGTTTTTATAAGCTTGgtcaaaaatgaaattaatcaagtatctttttgttcatgatgaaaaatgaaaatagttgAATTGTAATGTGGGATAGGGTAGGGGAGGGTGCATGGAAGAGTCAATAATATTGACTGGTTTTGTTTATGTTCTTCGAAGGGTCAAAGAAACACGCATGTGCGGATGAGGTATTGGCCAGTCAGAAACAAGATAGTGACAAGTGATTGTTCAATCATGCGTTTGAGATATAGCTACCTGTAAGGCTGTAATCAATCATAGGGGGGAGGAGCGGCCTCAAGTCAATACCCGACGACTAGGATTAGTATTTAGTAGTGCCACTAGAGCTGCTCCACTACCTACTAATCTCCTTGATTAGTATTCCCTTAGCAGAAgagttttttttattggaacTTCCATATTCgctcatttgacctctcatGCTCTTTACACTTCCTATTTgctttttaaaaagtaaaatttgctaTCCAAACATCTTTCAAGTACCTAACTTAACTTTACTTATAAATGAAATGTTCCAAGCATTAAAAATGAGTTTTAATGCTCCCATAATTGTTTgtttgccaaaaaaaagaaaaattgaaataattattgaaaaaaGTCATAGCTTGATAACTAATTAGAAAATATTAATTACCATAATTGTTTTCGAACCtaatttttcatgttttatggttacaaaaattatatttgctcatttaattatttttatataaCTTTATCTTATATGCCGCTTCACAAGCATATTTGGTTTAGTTTACACTCAGTTTCATGATCTTGTAATACTAATGAGAAGAACATTTATCTAATATTTTTTCTATTGCATCATATTTTTGTTCTTGTATAATTCACCaagtaattttgaatgcattatCTTTTGAATCTTTTTTCTCTTCGAAAGCTTTCATGAacaaataaaatcataaatgaGATTTGAAAATGGATTGGAATAATAGAAGTAATATAAATTGTGTTTATATTATTATAAAGCTTTGGAGAGAgaacaaaaaaatattttttttcttaatattttGTTGTCTGTAACAGTCTTTTCATATAAGGACATATgttatttaataattaaaaaatggaGAAGGTCTAGTAAGCAGATTAgaaggtcccaatagaaactctcttagCAAAATAGccaaaattttcttcatgaaataCGTGCTTTATTTGAATGACTGAGAGTAAGCAGAGATATTTGTTTGATATCTTAAATCACCTGCACCAATCACAATTTGGAGTTACTTTCTATTGCAATTCGGTTAAACCCACCCATATCAACCCTGcatgaaatttaaaattttcttcatgaaataCGTACTTTATTTGAATGACTGAGAGTAAgcagagagagtcagagagataTATTTGATATCTTAAATCACCTGCATCAACACAATATTTCTATTGCAATTCGGTTAAACCCACCCATATCAACCCTACATGAAGAGCCATACATAGTGAAAGAAAAACTAGAACTTATCCCAGCAAGGGCAGCGATTTGATGGCATCATTGATATTACATACATCATTGTGACAAAATTAAGTATCACTTACATGAGTTGAAAGTTAGACgcttaagagcatctttagcagactctctactttggctctttagctattttagagaacatgtttagctttttatctattttagcagctgcaccagactcctaagtggctctccattataacttttagctatcttgctcctaaatatagagagcaagatgaggctctctataatttaaaacatttttttttgagttattttatgtaatttataaatacatttaaactatttaatcttcatttaaaaaataatctaaattcaaaactagctaaaatagagagcactgatgcagatgtatttctaaagtggctagccaaaatgactttttagctattttggctaaaatttgactcaaaaatagctagtattactaaagatgctctaagggTGCAATAATTCTAAACCACTACAACatcatgaaaaatgaaa
Coding sequences within:
- the LOC133712930 gene encoding transcription factor MYB14-like — its product is MVRAPCCEKMGLKKGPWTTEEDQILISYIQNYGHGNWRALPKHAGLLRCGKSCRLRWINYLRPDIKRGNFTREEEDAIINLHEMLGNRWSAIAARLPGRTDNEIKNVWHTHLKKRLLKHNNTTSPTCSTSNLTSQYAEPEDVNFESPTSHASMSPQPSSSDDFSSVTETSAATGQNMIKDEKIEFDATVLEIDDSFWSEALSADNCGDNPLEFLEGTNDQAQPQLLLPSNIDDGMDFWTKSCHLVQKLEFDALTKKLQIEDI